The following are from one region of the Aquirufa lenticrescens genome:
- a CDS encoding HEAT repeat domain-containing protein has protein sequence MKRIILLSCTALALFSCSKQGKDDTYKIIYEDQTKVVENAKAIKDKQPIKLIPGLKINLWASDSLLQDPVAIAVDDKGVIFVNSTNRNKASEFDIRGHRDWMTESIGFQTVEDRRAFLRRTFAPENSAKNAWLPDMNGDGSHDWLDLKVEKEEIYKVEDLNGDGYADQSTRVFNGFNEEVTDVAGGLLVRKKDAFVAIGPDLMRLKHKGGQWTNPESISTGYAVHIGFGGHGMSGLTEGPDGKIYWQIGDIGANITAKDGKQYKNPNSGVIVRSNPDGSEFEVYASGLRNTHEFVFDNYGNLISSDNDGDHPGESERLVHVVEGSDAGWRSNWQYGKYTDPRNNQYKVWMDEKLFVPRWEGQAAYIIPPIRNFHNGPTGMLWNPGTALGKRWTNKFFLVEFVGNANMSHIWSFDLKPKGASFDFKSEEDVVKGILPTGIRFGPEGALYASDWIFGWDTKNYGRIWKIDVDEKENDLKAEREQTKKYIQQDYAKQSLTQLYDLLFYADQRVRLKAQYELAERKATAIFEKAVQQKENQLARVHGIWGLGQIKAATAIQPLLGDTDEEIVAQAAKVLGDIFDASASDQLIPLVASTNPRVSFFAAQALGRIRSEKAIPALVKLVETNADKDLYLRHAAVLALSRIGQAEPMLALQNSPNRSLRIAAVLVLRRMAHPGIAGFLQDSDEYIVAEAARAINDDESIPAALPALAATLADSRLKDEVIIRRAINACLRVGSAKEIDLLIAYSERNGISEALRAEAIATLGSWANPSVMDRVDGRHRGVLERNPADVIARIQPKIPGFFASENPDVLIATAKLVAELQLKSFTEIEINLFKNHSNAKVRAALLSSLTELQTPQLASILEKGISDEDKNVRGIALSNLNKIELSAAELPAITKPIFEKGSLTEQQSLLQSMAKMKPTNTSVILADLIQKMVDNQLPSGIKLDLMEAVEASNEEKLVAKLDALKVKGTLTDEFKEALFGGSISDGRNIFNYNSTVQCVRCHIVGGEGTTVGPNLKGVASRLTREQLLQALIEPSARISPGYGTTNFVLTDGQEVSGSIISETDELVQLKTNDAEPLRIPVARIKSRENLPSGMPPMGSLMSKREIRDVVEYLSSLK, from the coding sequence ATGAAAAGAATTATTCTACTTTCTTGCACCGCTTTAGCGCTTTTTTCTTGTAGCAAACAAGGCAAAGACGACACCTACAAGATCATTTACGAAGATCAGACAAAGGTGGTTGAAAACGCGAAAGCCATCAAAGACAAGCAACCTATTAAGCTCATTCCAGGTCTTAAAATCAATTTATGGGCCTCAGATTCCTTATTGCAAGATCCCGTTGCCATCGCAGTGGATGACAAAGGGGTGATCTTTGTCAATAGTACGAATCGAAATAAGGCGTCAGAGTTTGATATTCGTGGGCACCGCGATTGGATGACCGAGTCGATTGGTTTTCAAACGGTGGAAGATCGCAGAGCCTTTTTACGCCGCACATTCGCACCGGAAAATTCAGCTAAAAATGCCTGGTTGCCCGATATGAATGGGGACGGATCACACGATTGGTTAGACCTAAAAGTAGAGAAAGAGGAAATCTATAAAGTAGAAGACTTAAATGGAGATGGTTATGCAGATCAATCCACGCGCGTTTTCAATGGCTTTAATGAAGAAGTAACAGATGTTGCCGGCGGTCTTTTAGTGCGTAAGAAAGATGCATTTGTGGCCATAGGACCAGATTTAATGCGTCTAAAACATAAGGGTGGGCAATGGACTAATCCGGAATCAATTTCGACGGGTTATGCTGTTCACATCGGTTTTGGTGGTCACGGAATGTCAGGTTTGACGGAAGGCCCGGATGGTAAAATCTATTGGCAAATCGGAGATATAGGTGCGAATATCACTGCTAAAGATGGCAAACAATACAAAAACCCAAACTCTGGGGTTATCGTCCGTTCGAATCCTGATGGCTCTGAATTTGAGGTCTATGCGAGCGGATTGCGTAACACACATGAATTCGTTTTTGATAACTATGGTAATTTAATCAGTTCCGATAATGATGGCGATCATCCAGGCGAAAGCGAGCGTTTAGTGCATGTGGTGGAAGGTTCTGATGCCGGATGGCGCTCGAACTGGCAATATGGAAAATACACTGATCCACGGAACAACCAGTACAAGGTTTGGATGGATGAGAAATTATTTGTCCCTCGTTGGGAAGGCCAAGCAGCCTATATCATCCCGCCGATTCGCAATTTCCACAATGGTCCTACTGGGATGCTTTGGAACCCAGGAACGGCTCTAGGAAAGCGCTGGACGAATAAATTCTTTTTAGTCGAGTTTGTGGGCAATGCGAATATGTCCCATATCTGGTCTTTTGACTTAAAACCCAAAGGGGCATCATTTGACTTCAAATCAGAAGAAGATGTAGTGAAAGGGATTTTGCCTACTGGTATTCGTTTCGGGCCTGAGGGAGCCTTATACGCCTCTGATTGGATTTTTGGATGGGATACCAAGAACTATGGTCGTATCTGGAAAATTGATGTAGACGAGAAAGAGAATGATTTAAAAGCGGAACGTGAGCAAACTAAGAAATACATACAGCAGGATTATGCAAAGCAAAGTTTGACGCAACTATACGATTTATTATTCTATGCGGATCAACGTGTTCGTTTGAAAGCGCAATATGAACTAGCAGAAAGAAAAGCAACAGCTATCTTCGAGAAAGCGGTTCAACAAAAAGAGAATCAATTAGCCCGCGTACACGGAATTTGGGGATTAGGCCAAATCAAAGCAGCGACTGCTATTCAACCACTATTAGGCGATACAGACGAAGAAATCGTAGCGCAAGCTGCTAAAGTTTTAGGTGATATTTTCGATGCGTCCGCTTCAGATCAATTGATTCCATTAGTGGCGTCGACTAACCCACGTGTTTCTTTCTTTGCAGCACAGGCTTTAGGACGCATTCGTTCTGAGAAAGCCATTCCGGCTTTAGTAAAATTAGTAGAAACGAACGCAGACAAGGACCTGTATTTGCGTCACGCTGCTGTTTTAGCCTTAAGTAGAATAGGACAGGCGGAACCTATGTTAGCTTTGCAAAATTCGCCTAATCGTTCTTTGCGAATCGCGGCGGTACTCGTATTACGTCGTATGGCTCATCCAGGAATTGCGGGATTCCTACAAGATTCAGATGAATATATCGTAGCGGAAGCGGCAAGAGCGATTAACGATGACGAATCCATTCCGGCGGCTTTGCCAGCGTTAGCAGCGACTTTAGCTGATTCGCGCTTGAAAGATGAGGTGATCATTAGAAGAGCCATCAATGCCTGTTTACGCGTAGGTTCAGCGAAAGAAATTGATTTATTGATTGCTTACTCTGAAAGAAATGGAATCTCTGAAGCTCTACGTGCGGAAGCTATTGCAACTTTAGGGTCTTGGGCTAATCCATCGGTCATGGATCGAGTGGATGGACGCCACAGAGGTGTTTTAGAAAGAAATCCAGCTGATGTGATTGCGCGTATTCAGCCCAAAATCCCAGGATTCTTCGCTTCAGAAAATCCGGACGTTTTAATCGCAACGGCTAAATTAGTAGCAGAGTTGCAATTGAAATCATTTACGGAGATTGAAATCAACCTTTTCAAAAATCATTCAAATGCAAAGGTAAGGGCAGCTCTATTGAGTTCTTTGACAGAACTTCAAACACCTCAATTAGCCTCGATCTTAGAAAAAGGTATCAGCGATGAGGACAAAAATGTCCGCGGTATTGCCTTAAGCAATTTGAACAAAATTGAATTAAGTGCTGCTGAATTACCGGCAATTACAAAACCGATTTTCGAAAAAGGATCGCTTACCGAGCAGCAATCTCTATTGCAAAGTATGGCCAAAATGAAGCCGACTAATACGTCCGTTATTTTGGCAGATTTGATTCAAAAAATGGTGGATAATCAATTGCCATCTGGAATCAAATTAGACCTAATGGAGGCAGTAGAAGCAAGTAATGAAGAGAAATTAGTGGCTAAATTAGACGCCCTAAAAGTGAAAGGGACTTTAACCGATGAATTTAAAGAAGCGTTGTTTGGAGGATCTATTAGCGACGGACGAAATATCTTTAATTATAATTCAACCGTACAATGCGTACGCTGTCACATTGTAGGTGGGGAAGGAACTACTGTAGGTCCTAATTTAAAAGGAGTGGCCTCTAGATTAACGAGAGAGCAATTATTACAGGCTCTGATCGAACCGAGTGCACGCATTTCTCCGGGTTATGGTACCACGAATTTCGTATTGACAGATGGACAAGAAGTTTCAGGTTCCATTATTTCTGAAACGGATGAACTGGTGCAATTAAAGACGAATGATGCAGAGCCATTACGTATTCCTGTCGCACGTATTAAATCAAGAGAAAACTTACCATCTGGAATGCCTCCTATGGGCTCTTTGATGAGTAAACGAGAAATTAGAGATGTGGTGGAATACTTATCATCCCTAAAATAA
- a CDS encoding YbcC family protein, which produces MPTSFDEHHVIHELKHFLPAQAPLMDFVHHNTLHAFQNLTFHEALATAHVKLGYQVYFPLETFRSMYQEGRISDDVLERVLVQKKGNAEAWKGKLLFGEYTTVEPGRVGALRGIWKSTYGIDLDSLVHPTLFRIIGSFLDQGISIWNFPLEGKSFLEAIRTLESTSFVSIFYNKETRKLLADPALTISTMLKKIVGENESLYEQYLYDQQFSHQGWSGMVSTVEDLPQTLLDTRLIKLEDLILFELLLEFDSLNYKLDQSWSPIGHFVTEKIIPLHDPIGYSEKMDVLSLWQEAFEWTYYDQVLKGLQMEKVDSIKPHSKSFQAMFCIDDRECSFRRHMENLDPACETFGTPGFFSVEFFYQPVGGKFYTKLCPAPVTPNYLIKEEGSEKKLGTDLHFSKHSHNFYSGWLFSQTLGFWSAAKLLVSLFKPSMSPATASSLKHVDKFSTIRVDYQAIENGLQVGFQIEEMAVRVENLLKSIGLVDNFAPIVYVIGHGASSVNNPHYAAYDCGACSGRAGSVNARVISQMANKSEVRAILREKGIHIPETTLFVGGLRDTTRDDVVFYDEQITDADYKIKHAEHVKLFEKALDNNAKERSRRFESIDTSARASDIHAKIRTRSVSIFEPRPELNHATNALCIVGRRELSKGIFLDRRSFLNSFDYRVDPDGTYLFNILKAAAPVCGGINLEYYFSRVDGEKLGAGTKLPHNVMGLFGVANGIDGDLRPGLPAQMTEVHDPVRLLLIVEHFPEIVLKTIQKAEETYEWFINDWVKLVTIHPETKELSVFEKGEFKPYEPLTKDIQEIDNLDELLVSSQENFPVYLINQN; this is translated from the coding sequence ATGCCAACCTCATTTGATGAGCATCATGTGATTCATGAACTGAAGCACTTTTTGCCAGCACAAGCCCCATTAATGGACTTTGTGCACCATAATACCTTGCATGCATTCCAAAACCTAACGTTTCACGAAGCATTAGCCACCGCGCATGTAAAACTAGGTTACCAAGTCTATTTCCCATTAGAGACCTTTCGATCGATGTATCAGGAAGGACGCATCTCAGATGATGTATTAGAACGCGTTCTAGTACAGAAAAAAGGAAATGCGGAAGCCTGGAAGGGTAAATTACTCTTTGGAGAATATACTACCGTTGAACCTGGACGAGTGGGAGCTTTGCGGGGTATTTGGAAAAGTACCTACGGAATTGACTTAGATTCTTTAGTACATCCCACCTTGTTTCGAATCATCGGAAGCTTTTTAGACCAAGGAATTTCTATTTGGAATTTTCCTTTAGAGGGGAAATCATTTTTAGAGGCCATCCGAACGTTAGAAAGCACGAGTTTCGTGAGTATTTTTTATAATAAGGAAACGAGAAAACTACTAGCAGATCCAGCATTGACTATATCGACAATGCTGAAAAAAATAGTAGGAGAGAACGAATCATTGTATGAACAATATTTATATGATCAACAATTTTCACATCAGGGATGGTCAGGTATGGTTTCTACTGTGGAGGATCTTCCTCAGACCTTATTGGATACCCGTCTGATTAAGTTAGAAGACTTAATTCTGTTTGAATTATTGTTAGAGTTTGATTCGCTGAACTACAAGTTAGACCAATCCTGGTCTCCAATTGGCCATTTCGTGACAGAGAAAATTATTCCCCTTCACGACCCCATTGGCTATTCAGAGAAAATGGACGTATTAAGTCTATGGCAGGAAGCCTTTGAATGGACCTATTATGACCAGGTTTTAAAAGGCTTGCAAATGGAAAAGGTGGACTCCATTAAACCGCATTCGAAGAGTTTCCAAGCGATGTTTTGTATTGATGACCGGGAATGTTCATTTAGAAGGCATATGGAAAATTTAGATCCAGCCTGTGAAACTTTTGGCACGCCTGGTTTCTTTTCAGTGGAATTTTTCTATCAGCCGGTAGGAGGTAAGTTTTATACCAAACTTTGTCCCGCTCCAGTTACCCCTAACTACTTAATTAAAGAGGAGGGAAGCGAGAAAAAGCTAGGAACAGATCTCCACTTCTCAAAACACAGCCACAATTTCTATTCGGGTTGGTTATTTAGCCAAACGCTTGGATTTTGGTCTGCTGCTAAACTTCTCGTTAGCCTATTCAAGCCGTCGATGAGTCCTGCGACTGCGTCTTCATTGAAACACGTAGATAAATTTTCGACCATTCGGGTGGATTACCAAGCTATAGAGAATGGACTTCAAGTAGGGTTCCAAATCGAAGAAATGGCGGTAAGAGTAGAAAACTTATTGAAGAGCATCGGCCTTGTTGACAATTTTGCCCCTATCGTTTATGTGATTGGACACGGAGCTAGTTCTGTGAACAATCCTCATTATGCGGCCTATGATTGTGGTGCTTGCTCTGGACGTGCAGGATCCGTTAATGCGCGTGTCATCAGCCAAATGGCCAATAAATCGGAAGTACGAGCAATACTGAGAGAAAAAGGGATTCACATTCCGGAAACGACTTTATTCGTGGGAGGTTTACGTGACACGACTCGCGATGATGTCGTTTTCTACGATGAACAAATCACGGATGCAGATTATAAAATAAAGCACGCGGAACATGTAAAATTGTTTGAAAAGGCTTTAGATAATAATGCCAAAGAACGTTCCAGACGCTTTGAGTCCATCGACACGTCAGCGAGAGCAAGTGACATACATGCGAAAATCAGAACCCGTTCTGTATCAATTTTCGAACCGCGTCCAGAACTAAATCATGCTACAAATGCCTTGTGCATTGTGGGTCGAAGAGAATTGTCGAAAGGTATTTTCTTAGATCGCCGATCGTTCTTGAATTCCTTTGATTACCGCGTTGATCCAGATGGGACGTATTTATTCAACATTTTGAAAGCGGCTGCACCGGTGTGTGGTGGGATCAATTTAGAATATTACTTCTCCAGAGTGGATGGCGAGAAATTAGGCGCAGGAACAAAGTTACCACACAATGTGATGGGCCTTTTCGGGGTAGCAAATGGAATCGATGGTGATTTAAGACCCGGCTTGCCGGCTCAGATGACCGAAGTTCACGACCCTGTTCGTTTGTTGTTGATCGTGGAGCACTTCCCTGAAATTGTATTGAAAACCATCCAAAAGGCCGAAGAAACCTATGAATGGTTCATCAATGACTGGGTGAAACTCGTGACGATTCATCCGGAAACGAAAGAGTTGTCTGTATTTGAAAAAGGGGAGTTTAAGCCTTACGAACCGTTAACAAAGGATATCCAAGAGATTGATAATTTGGATGAATTATTAGTGTCGTCGCAAGAAAATTTCCCTGTGTATTTAATCAATCAAAATTAA
- a CDS encoding SulP family inorganic anion transporter — MKNIPKDGLAGLKENYASDAASGFIVFLLALPLSLGIAKASDFPPIMGLLTAIIGGIVVSLFSGSRLTIKGPAAGLIVIVAGAVAEFGGGEQGWHLALGAMVVAGLVQILFGVFKMGKLMDFFPLSAVHGMLAAIGLIIIGKQIPVFLDVNPILTKGKEPLELFASIPEFIANWDPKATLIGAISLVIMMGWPYIKNPLIKKIPAPLVVLAIAIPAELIMDFQTTEPGYALVHIGNLVDNIKLNASFEGFTQTGTFIKFVIMFALVGTLESLLTVKAMDMLDPYKRKSDANKDLIATGIGNTLVAFLGGLPMISEVARSSANIANGAKTRWANFFHGFFILVFVLLAAHLIELIPNTALAAMLITVGIKLTHPKEFIHTLEKGKEQLLIFLVTIIFTLGVDLLVGIGAGILTEILVNLFNGKPLKAIFSAPTEVSFTDDAYLVEISDAAVFTNYLGIKRKLEAIPSGFNVTIDLSKTHLVDHSVMENFEHFKHDYERGGGSVTLIGLDSHKSLSGHKAGAMKRKKYSGGK; from the coding sequence ATGAAGAATATACCTAAAGACGGCCTAGCCGGATTAAAAGAGAACTATGCGTCAGACGCAGCCTCTGGATTTATTGTTTTTTTATTAGCGCTTCCCTTAAGTTTAGGGATTGCTAAAGCATCGGATTTCCCTCCGATTATGGGTTTACTTACCGCCATCATTGGGGGTATCGTTGTCAGTTTATTTAGTGGATCACGTTTAACCATAAAAGGACCTGCAGCTGGATTAATTGTGATTGTGGCGGGAGCAGTAGCTGAATTTGGCGGAGGAGAACAAGGCTGGCACTTAGCCCTAGGAGCGATGGTGGTAGCAGGTTTAGTCCAAATCCTTTTCGGGGTATTCAAAATGGGTAAATTGATGGATTTCTTCCCACTTTCTGCCGTGCATGGTATGTTAGCAGCGATTGGATTAATCATCATAGGCAAGCAGATTCCAGTATTTTTAGACGTGAATCCGATTCTCACAAAAGGGAAGGAGCCATTAGAATTATTCGCATCCATACCTGAATTTATTGCGAATTGGGACCCCAAGGCTACTTTAATCGGTGCGATCAGCTTAGTCATTATGATGGGATGGCCTTACATTAAGAACCCGCTAATTAAAAAAATCCCTGCGCCATTAGTTGTTTTAGCGATTGCGATTCCGGCGGAATTAATCATGGACTTTCAAACCACTGAACCAGGATATGCCCTTGTTCACATTGGGAATTTGGTTGATAATATCAAATTGAATGCCTCTTTTGAAGGCTTCACTCAAACTGGAACGTTTATCAAGTTTGTGATAATGTTTGCCCTAGTGGGTACATTGGAATCACTTTTGACGGTAAAAGCCATGGATATGTTAGATCCCTACAAACGTAAATCAGATGCGAACAAAGATTTGATTGCAACCGGTATCGGGAATACATTGGTCGCGTTTTTAGGTGGATTACCAATGATCTCAGAGGTAGCTCGTTCATCCGCTAATATTGCGAATGGGGCCAAAACACGGTGGGCAAACTTCTTCCACGGATTCTTTATTTTAGTATTCGTCTTATTAGCCGCTCATTTAATTGAGTTAATCCCGAATACAGCATTAGCAGCCATGTTAATTACAGTGGGTATCAAGTTAACCCACCCGAAAGAATTCATCCACACTTTGGAGAAAGGAAAGGAGCAACTATTGATTTTCTTAGTGACTATTATTTTCACGTTAGGAGTGGATTTACTGGTAGGAATTGGGGCAGGTATTTTAACCGAAATTTTAGTCAATTTATTTAATGGCAAGCCATTAAAAGCCATCTTCAGCGCACCTACAGAGGTTTCATTCACGGATGACGCCTACCTTGTCGAGATTTCAGATGCCGCGGTATTCACAAATTACTTGGGGATCAAGCGTAAACTAGAAGCCATTCCATCCGGATTCAACGTAACGATTGATCTTTCCAAAACGCATCTAGTTGATCACTCTGTAATGGAAAATTTCGAACACTTTAAGCACGATTATGAACGCGGAGGTGGATCTGTGACTCTTATAGGGTTAGATTCACACAAATCGCTCTCAGGTCACAAGGCCGGGGCGATGAAACGGAAGAAATATTCCGGAGGAAAATAG
- a CDS encoding glycoside hydrolase family 30 protein, with the protein MKILLLLLSLPLFCFAQTETFLSLPKQKSFFQKTDQLSSDFSGAKIVLHPEQTFQSIDGFGFTLTGGSAQLFQQLEPTKRAALLQELFGKNGISVLRIGIGATDLDATVFSYEDKPKKFSLEPSKADLIPVLQQILAINPAIKLMATPWSPPTWMKDNGESKGGSLLEKHYTTYANYLANYIQAMEKEGIPIWALTPQNEPLHPGNNPSMYMSSQMQANFIKMALGPVFKKRNISTKIIVYDHNCDHPEYAIDLLNDAEAKQYVSGSAFHLYNGDISALSKVKAAHPDKDLYFTEQWTGYKGDFTGDFMWHVKNVILGAMNNHAKTAIEWNLANDPSYGPHTPGGCTECLGALTISGQDIIRNQSYYIVMQAARFVPAGSVRLGIEVPEGIQAAAFKRPDGKTVLLVQNEGRKKNLSVEKLNLEIPAESVITIIL; encoded by the coding sequence ATGAAAATACTATTGCTGCTGCTAAGCTTGCCTCTTTTCTGTTTTGCCCAAACAGAAACCTTTCTTAGCCTTCCTAAACAGAAATCCTTTTTTCAAAAGACCGATCAACTTTCGAGTGATTTCAGTGGGGCAAAGATAGTCCTTCATCCAGAACAGACCTTTCAAAGCATCGATGGATTCGGATTCACGTTAACCGGCGGTAGCGCCCAATTATTTCAGCAATTAGAGCCCACGAAAAGAGCTGCTTTACTGCAGGAGCTATTTGGCAAAAACGGAATCTCCGTTTTGAGAATTGGCATAGGGGCTACAGATCTAGACGCCACTGTATTTTCCTATGAGGACAAGCCCAAAAAATTCAGCTTAGAGCCCTCAAAAGCTGATCTAATTCCTGTTTTACAGCAAATTTTAGCGATTAACCCAGCGATAAAATTGATGGCCACGCCTTGGTCTCCACCCACCTGGATGAAGGATAATGGGGAGAGCAAAGGTGGATCGCTTTTGGAAAAACACTATACAACCTATGCGAATTACCTCGCAAACTACATTCAAGCGATGGAAAAAGAGGGAATACCCATTTGGGCATTAACACCCCAAAACGAGCCCCTTCATCCTGGTAATAATCCAAGTATGTACATGAGCTCACAGATGCAGGCGAATTTTATCAAAATGGCTTTAGGACCCGTTTTCAAAAAGCGAAATATTTCAACTAAAATAATCGTCTATGATCACAATTGCGATCATCCAGAATACGCCATCGATCTATTAAACGATGCAGAAGCAAAGCAATATGTGAGTGGGTCAGCCTTTCACTTGTACAATGGGGATATTTCAGCCCTAAGCAAAGTGAAAGCGGCGCATCCGGATAAAGACCTCTATTTTACGGAACAGTGGACGGGGTATAAAGGTGATTTTACGGGCGACTTTATGTGGCATGTGAAGAATGTCATTTTAGGCGCGATGAATAACCATGCAAAAACGGCCATTGAATGGAATTTAGCGAATGATCCTAGCTATGGGCCTCATACACCTGGTGGTTGCACGGAATGTTTAGGTGCGCTAACCATATCAGGTCAGGATATCATCCGCAATCAATCTTATTATATTGTTATGCAAGCAGCGCGATTTGTACCGGCTGGCTCTGTACGTTTAGGAATCGAAGTGCCGGAAGGAATTCAGGCTGCAGCTTTCAAGCGTCCAGATGGAAAAACAGTATTATTAGTCCAAAACGAGGGCCGCAAA
- a CDS encoding proton-conducting transporter transmembrane domain-containing protein — protein sequence MNLTLHLFIWVPIFGFLVSLILPKKNETLISVTAFSTLAIQLSLATGFIAYWLFTGAETIQINDIILFKNEEYVFQIDFLFDKITAVYLLVGAILTFMVTLYSRYYLHREAGYKRFFNTTLFFYVGYCVTTLSGNLETLFIGWEILGISSFLLISFYRERYLPVKNAVKVFSIYRIGDVGIILAMWASHHLWGQNITFSQLNNAELVHEHLQTHSIIGVFISLMFLLSASAKSAQLPFSSWLPRAMEGPTPSSAIFYGSLSVHIGVFLMLRTFPFWENQTSVRILIAGLGLLTALVATGIARVQSSVKSQIAYASIAQIGLIFIEVSLGFEKLALFHFAGNAFLRTYQLLVSPSVVSYLIREQFYHFEPRAHSIERFLPLKWRNTLYVLCLKEWNLDSMLYQYLWNPMKWAGNKLNFLNGKRLMAYFVPAFGISYYLINENQMNATALHWLPVVFAGIGLVLVFKSFTQRRSIRLSWILVIMNHFWIALAISLNEKFDSFESVLYLSGILVAGLVGYLCLQRLFQQEGKMTLNRFQGLSENHPKIALIFLLACLGLTGFPITPTFIGEDLIFSHIHEDQFLLAGIVSLSFILDGLAVIRIYARIFMGPNYRTHATFSNRYF from the coding sequence ATGAATTTAACCCTCCATTTATTTATCTGGGTGCCTATTTTCGGCTTTTTGGTGAGTTTAATTTTACCAAAAAAGAACGAGACACTCATTTCTGTTACGGCCTTTAGCACCTTAGCGATTCAATTAAGTCTCGCAACAGGATTCATCGCTTATTGGCTTTTTACTGGCGCTGAGACGATACAAATCAATGATATTATCCTCTTTAAAAACGAGGAATATGTCTTCCAAATTGATTTTCTATTCGACAAAATAACAGCGGTCTATTTGCTTGTGGGAGCCATATTAACCTTTATGGTGACCTTGTATTCTCGCTATTATTTACACCGCGAAGCGGGGTATAAGCGCTTTTTTAACACCACGCTTTTTTTCTATGTGGGTTATTGTGTGACAACGCTTTCTGGCAATTTAGAGACACTATTCATCGGATGGGAAATTCTAGGAATTTCGTCTTTCTTACTGATTTCTTTCTACCGAGAACGTTATTTGCCAGTGAAGAATGCGGTGAAAGTATTCTCTATTTACCGTATTGGCGATGTGGGAATTATTTTAGCGATGTGGGCGAGCCATCATTTATGGGGCCAAAACATTACTTTTTCACAGCTGAACAATGCTGAATTGGTTCACGAGCATTTGCAAACACATAGTATCATCGGGGTATTTATCTCCTTGATGTTTTTACTATCTGCATCGGCAAAATCAGCTCAATTACCCTTTTCATCTTGGTTACCGCGCGCAATGGAAGGTCCTACACCGTCTTCAGCTATTTTTTATGGTTCGCTTTCGGTTCATATCGGAGTCTTTTTGATGCTAAGAACGTTTCCTTTTTGGGAAAATCAGACTTCTGTGCGAATTCTAATAGCAGGATTAGGCTTATTGACGGCTTTAGTGGCGACTGGAATTGCCCGAGTTCAATCATCGGTGAAAAGCCAGATTGCCTATGCATCCATTGCTCAAATTGGTTTAATCTTCATCGAAGTTTCACTTGGGTTTGAAAAATTAGCCTTGTTCCATTTCGCTGGTAATGCGTTTCTACGAACCTATCAATTATTGGTTTCGCCATCCGTGGTTTCCTATTTGATCAGAGAACAATTCTACCACTTCGAGCCTAGAGCTCATTCTATTGAGCGATTTTTGCCTCTAAAATGGCGTAATACGCTCTATGTACTCTGCCTAAAGGAGTGGAATTTAGATTCGATGTTGTACCAATACCTTTGGAATCCAATGAAATGGGCAGGCAACAAACTGAATTTCCTAAATGGAAAACGTTTGATGGCCTATTTTGTACCGGCTTTTGGCATTAGTTATTACCTAATAAATGAAAACCAAATGAACGCCACCGCTTTACATTGGCTACCAGTTGTGTTTGCAGGAATCGGCTTAGTGCTCGTATTCAAATCCTTTACACAACGCAGGAGTATTCGTTTAAGCTGGATTTTGGTAATCATGAACCATTTCTGGATTGCTTTAGCCATTTCACTGAATGAGAAATTTGATTCCTTCGAATCAGTGCTCTATTTAAGCGGCATTTTGGTGGCTGGGCTTGTGGGATACTTATGTTTGCAACGTTTGTTTCAGCAAGAGGGGAAAATGACCTTAAATCGTTTCCAAGGATTATCAGAAAACCATCCAAAAATTGCGCTAATCTTTTTGTTAGCGTGTTTAGGCCTGACCGGATTTCCGATAACACCCACGTTCATAGGAGAGGATTTAATCTTTTCACATATTCACGAAGATCAATTTTTACTAGCAGGCATCGTATCGCTCAGCTTTATCCTGGATGGATTAGCGGTGATACGTATTTATGCACGCATTTTTATGGGTCCTAATTATAGAACCCATGCTACCTTTTCAAACAGATATTTTTAA